From Arachis hypogaea cultivar Tifrunner chromosome 3, arahy.Tifrunner.gnm2.J5K5, whole genome shotgun sequence:
AGAGCCTCGACGACATCATGCTTCCAGAACTTCTTGTGGAGCTCGAAGGGTTTGTTGCACTCCAACGTGAGGGTGTGGAAGGATCCGACGGTGACGTAACCGTTGGGCTCGAGGTTGCGGCCTTAGATGCGGAGGGTGGAAGAGTCCTTGTCGAAGTCGCGGCAGGTGACCTTGAGGTGGACGGAGAGCCTGACATGTGAGGCGGTGGTGTTCTTGCTGTCGTTGAGTTGGTGGTGGACCTTCCGGGAGGTATCGGCCATGACGTAATCGCCGGAGTTAATGATGTTGTAGAGGATCCATAGGTCGTCGGATTCTTCAGGGATTATGGTCACTCTTCCCATTTGGTTCACTGCGAAATCTTTTTCCTTCAGTTTCATTCTTCCTACTTTGCTTAGCTCACAATTTCTAGTGAAtattgaaacttttttttttggtgaataaTGTGTGTTGTGAATTATGAGggtaaaactatatatatatatatatagagcattgtcctatgaaaaataaaagcaaataaagataagataagaacaactaaagataagataaagataagataataaagactaaaaattataattgaattatgtattctattgggctgaatttgtgggccacgagacttctttattgttgtcatgggttaAGGTGGAAGAGTAATTTAATACGCCCCCGCAAGCAGGTGGATGGAAGATGTCAAGAATCCACAGCTTGGATAAGTTCCGATGAAATTGTTGAGAAAAGTGTGTCTGACGTGGTGACGCGAAGGAAGATGCGTACGGCAGAATTTGAGCTGCCggcggcaaaaatataaaaggagatgctgtgcttGAGCAGCAATCTTCAAAAAATGCGTGCGGCAGAGATTGAGTTGCCggcggcaaaaatataaaaggagatgtTGTGCTTGAGCAGCGATATTCAAAAAATGCGTGCGGCAGAGCTTGAGCTGCCggcggcaaaaatataaaaggagatgctgtgcttgagcagcgatcttcaaaagaaaaataaaaaaataagtgcgTAGAGCGCGATAAAAGATGGCGCGTAGAGCGCGATAAGAGAGGGCGCGTATAGCGCAATAAGAGTTCAGATGGAACTGCTAAAATAGAATGCAGACAAAACTGTCGGAAGAAAGGAGGCGCAAACGGAATTGCTGGTAAAGAACCGAGGTAACCAAAACTGGGTTAGGATTTTCACTTGGATGCATTTAACAAAGATTGGTTGGATCTTAAACTGAATTGGAAGATTGATTATTCATTATGAGAGGAGATTGAAAATGAAGCATGGTGATTTCTCACCGAAATGATAACTTATATATCctcctcaaggaggataccatggccctaataccataataaaattgttaaagaatagaaaaagaacagatcaagaaattttattgattgttgattgattgaattgtactgAAGTAAAGTTAAATTAGGATAATTAATCAACCTAGacaattaattaatcataaaaccTTGCTCTAATAAGCATCATCATCAAGAACAGGCAATGGAAACCTGAGAATGGTGGCAATACTGGTGAGTTGCTGCAACTGCTCTGCCAGAACATGCATGGAAGAGTACACCAAAGCATCCCCACCACTATCCTTAACCGCCTTCACCAAACAACCGTACCTCTTCCTTGTGGCAACCTCATCGCTCTGATATAGCTCATCACTAATTAGAAGCGTTTCAATGGCTCCCATCTCCTGAGCACTCTCCACGATCTTCAGTCCGTAGCAAGCGCGATCCGAGTCACTCGAAACCATGTCCCAAACCTTCCTCAGTGCCCTAATCTGCAACCCTACCGTGCTGTCCTTCATAAGATTCATCGCCGTGCTTTCTCCCAAAAGATCCTTCAAATCGCCATTGCAACCACCACCAGCAGTCACCACGATCCTTCCTATGTTCTCTTCTACATTtctcatcttcatcctctttgccTCCGATATCATAAACCTTCAAAACTCGTCCTTTTTCGAATCCTCGCTTGCGATCACAGTGTTCTTTACCTTGTTCAGATCCACGTGCTTTATGAACGCCGCGAAAACCTCGCAGAAGAACACGTTCTTAGTGtttgaagaaggagatgaagatgaAGACTTTCTTCTTCCGGCCCTCGAAGAAGAGGTTTCAACCTTAGAAACCA
This genomic window contains:
- the LOC112773857 gene encoding protein PELOTA 1-like produces the protein MISEAKRMKMRNVEENIGRIVVTAGGGCNGDLKDLLGESTAMNLMKDSTVGLQIRALRKVWDMVSSDSDRACYGLKIVESAQEMGAIETLLISDELYQSDEVATRKRYGCLVKAVKDSGGDALVYSSMHVLAEQLQQLTSIATILRFPLPVLDDDAY